In Primulina eburnea isolate SZY01 chromosome 14, ASM2296580v1, whole genome shotgun sequence, the following proteins share a genomic window:
- the LOC140811519 gene encoding uncharacterized protein isoform X2: MGCAGSKQTKGRVRNIRKPKPWKHPQKLTKNQLIQLQEEFWHTAPHNGGTKEIWDALREAAEADPTVAQAILDNAGIIAHNPDMTVCFDGEGTRYKLPKYVLSDPTNLIRDG, encoded by the exons ATGGGGTGTGCTGGATCCAAGCAAACTAAAG GAAGAGTTAGAAATATTAGAAAGCCGAAACCTTGGAAGCATCCACAAAAACTTACAAAGAATCAGCTTATACAGCTTCAAGAAGAGTTTTGGCATACCGCTCCTCACAATGGTGGCACCAAAG AAATTTGGGATGCACTCAGAGAAGCTGCAGAAGCTGATCCAACTGTTGCTCAGGCAATCTTAGACAATGCAGGGATCATAGCTCATAACCCCGATATGACAGTTTGCTTCGATGGAGAAGGCACGAGATACAAGCTGCCAAAGTATGTATTGAGTGACCCAACAAACTTGATACGAGAtggatga
- the LOC140811519 gene encoding uncharacterized protein isoform X1, giving the protein MGCAGSKQTKGLYKFKNCIDTICNCTTGRVRNIRKPKPWKHPQKLTKNQLIQLQEEFWHTAPHNGGTKEIWDALREAAEADPTVAQAILDNAGIIAHNPDMTVCFDGEGTRYKLPKYVLSDPTNLIRDG; this is encoded by the exons ATGGGGTGTGCTGGATCCAAGCAAACTAAAG GTCTTTACAAATTTAAGAATTGTATTGATACAATTTGTAATTGTACAACAGGAAGAGTTAGAAATATTAGAAAGCCGAAACCTTGGAAGCATCCACAAAAACTTACAAAGAATCAGCTTATACAGCTTCAAGAAGAGTTTTGGCATACCGCTCCTCACAATGGTGGCACCAAAG AAATTTGGGATGCACTCAGAGAAGCTGCAGAAGCTGATCCAACTGTTGCTCAGGCAATCTTAGACAATGCAGGGATCATAGCTCATAACCCCGATATGACAGTTTGCTTCGATGGAGAAGGCACGAGATACAAGCTGCCAAAGTATGTATTGAGTGACCCAACAAACTTGATACGAGAtggatga